The following are encoded together in the Pedobacter sp. D749 genome:
- a CDS encoding GxxExxY protein, with the protein MLLTRNYLKDLVYKVNGAAIEVHRTLGPGLLECTYHKCMIHELEIRNINFKSELTIPIDYKGLIIDSELRCDLLIEDSLVVEFKAVENVVPIHVAQLLTYMKLLKLPLGLMINFNCLHIFSEGQKTYVNEIYESIY; encoded by the coding sequence ATGTTGTTAACTAGAAATTATTTAAAGGACTTAGTTTACAAGGTAAACGGAGCAGCCATCGAGGTACACAGGACATTAGGCCCAGGGCTTTTAGAATGCACTTATCATAAATGCATGATTCACGAGCTGGAAATCAGAAATATTAATTTCAAATCTGAGTTAACTATCCCAATAGATTATAAAGGGTTAATAATTGATTCAGAACTAAGGTGTGATTTATTAATTGAAGACTCCCTAGTTGTTGAATTTAAAGCTGTTGAAAACGTTGTACCAATCCATGTAGCCCAACTGTTGACTTATATGAAACTACTAAAATTGCCTCTTGGACTAATGATAAATTTTAATTGTTTGCATATCTTTTCAGAAGGCCAAAAAACATATGTAAACGAGATATATGAATCAATTTATTGA
- a CDS encoding class I SAM-dependent methyltransferase: MLSEEVKTAYDNFYTNSDVAWRMLGAKYKAQNIVDVCKGLKPKKVLEVGAGDGSILHFLNEWHFAPELYALEIAQSGVDIIVDRNLASLKEAQTFDGYKIPYEDDTFDLVILAHVLEHVEHERILIRELKRVAKYIVVEVPKDYRFGVDERMKHFLDYGHINMYTPTSLRFLLQSEGLQILEDKVSMTAPETVKFNEFINRKAPKTFAKNLKIELEYLVKKTLGNLFGKKKQEQFANAYTVLTKKSDHNLQIF, encoded by the coding sequence ATGTTAAGCGAAGAAGTAAAAACGGCCTACGATAATTTTTATACCAATAGCGATGTAGCCTGGAGAATGCTCGGTGCAAAATATAAAGCCCAGAACATTGTTGATGTGTGCAAAGGACTAAAACCTAAAAAAGTACTTGAGGTTGGTGCCGGAGATGGCAGTATTTTACATTTTTTAAATGAATGGCATTTCGCACCGGAACTTTATGCTTTAGAAATTGCACAAAGTGGTGTAGATATTATAGTGGATCGTAACCTCGCCAGTTTAAAAGAAGCGCAAACTTTCGATGGATATAAAATCCCTTATGAAGATGATACTTTCGATCTGGTTATTCTTGCGCACGTTTTAGAACATGTAGAACATGAGCGGATCCTGATCCGTGAATTGAAAAGAGTTGCAAAATATATTGTAGTAGAGGTACCTAAAGATTACCGCTTTGGTGTAGACGAAAGAATGAAACATTTTTTAGATTATGGACACATTAATATGTATACGCCAACTTCTTTAAGGTTTTTATTGCAGAGTGAGGGTTTACAAATTTTAGAAGATAAGGTATCGATGACTGCGCCTGAAACGGTAAAGTTTAATGAGTTTATTAATAGAAAAGCGCCAAAAACATTTGCTAAAAACTTAAAAATAGAACTGGAATACCTGGTTAAGAAAACCTTGGGTAATTTGTTTGGGAAGAAAAAGCAAGAGCAATTTGCCAATGCCTATACTGTGTTAACCAAAAAATCAGATCATAACCTGCAGATATTTTAA
- a CDS encoding class I SAM-dependent methyltransferase, whose product MSTLKALSTLIAKPSRLKALLSYGHKGYLNSIGWFTAFDKKQAIDGQGKALPWVTYSFIDFIKERINKTQHIFEYGSGSSTIFYAERAGSVTSVEHDKGWFDKVKNTSPGNAEMIFCQLEKDGEYAKKATLLDKKFDIIIVDGRDRVNCCKYSVDALSANGVLVLDDSEREVYQPARVLLKAQGFKEISFSGISPGLFYEKATSVFYKQDNCLGI is encoded by the coding sequence TTGAGTACTCTTAAAGCATTAAGCACACTAATTGCAAAGCCTAGCAGGCTTAAAGCATTATTATCATACGGACATAAGGGCTACCTGAACAGCATTGGCTGGTTTACGGCCTTTGATAAAAAACAGGCCATAGACGGTCAAGGGAAGGCTTTACCGTGGGTAACCTATTCCTTTATCGATTTTATTAAAGAGCGAATAAACAAAACACAGCACATTTTCGAATATGGCTCTGGCAGTTCTACTATTTTTTATGCAGAAAGAGCTGGCTCGGTAACTTCTGTTGAACATGATAAAGGCTGGTTTGATAAAGTAAAAAATACCAGTCCGGGCAATGCTGAAATGATCTTCTGCCAATTGGAAAAAGATGGCGAATATGCTAAAAAAGCAACTTTGCTCGATAAAAAATTTGATATTATTATTGTTGACGGACGGGACCGTGTAAACTGTTGTAAATACAGCGTTGATGCTTTATCAGCAAATGGTGTATTGGTTTTGGATGATAGCGAACGTGAAGTGTATCAGCCCGCACGTGTGCTTTTAAAAGCCCAGGGTTTTAAAGAGATCAGTTTCAGCGGCATTTCTCCCGGACTCTTTTACGAAAAAGCAACTTCGGTTTTTTATAAGCAAGATAATTGTTTAGGTATTTAA